From the Manis javanica isolate MJ-LG chromosome 11, MJ_LKY, whole genome shotgun sequence genome, one window contains:
- the LOC108395111 gene encoding uncharacterized protein isoform X3 — protein sequence MARARGSSGGCSSRHPQFVQGRRLPALLRLRERERDKAPRAKRGQRPATGSCARLCGYYTPPAENAEQIVRVIAAGSESPIRRRPRSLGVSPKPASTQRRAALAAPALHGAGGSLGGGGAGRTARLPNDRAPWAAGAGPARRPRVSTRPPAPPAALLPPGAPRPTSRLSLSSHPDRRAGGQAGMGLSSSGGASLPLLSQGDSKGNETGTLRASRPAALPVSGTRFLNKVWHPCLSLPEATAS from the exons ATGGCCAGAGCCAGGGGCAGCAGCGGCGGCTGCTCCAGCAGACACCCCCAGTTTGTACAGGGGCGCCGGCTGCCCGCGCTGCTCCGGCTCCGGGAAAGGGAGCGTGATAAGGCGCCAAGGGCGAAGAGGGGGCAGCGGCCAGCAACCGGCAGCTGCGCGCGGCTGTGTGGGTATTATACGCCCCCGGCCGAGAACGCAGAACAGATTGTGAGGGTCATTGCTGCAGGCAGCGAGTCCCCTATCCGGCGCCGGCCGCGTTCGCTCGGCGTCTCCCCGAAGCCCGCCAGCACCCAGCGCCGCGCCGCTCTCGCCGCCCCAGCCCTGCACGGCGCTGGAGGTTCGCTGGGCGGTGGAGGGGCAGGACGGACAGCGCGCCTGCCCAATGACCGTGCGCCATGGGCagcgggggcggggccggcccGCCGCCCGAGGGTCAGCACCCGCCCGCCCGCCCCTCCCGCAGCCCTCCTCCCTCCCGGGGCGCCCCGCCCCACTTCCCGGCTCTCACTTTCCTCCCACCCGGATCGCAGAGCTGGGGGCCAGGCGGGGATGGGGCTGAGTAGCTCCGGCGGGGCCAGCCTGCCCCTCCTCTCCCAG GGGGATTCGAAAGGAAATGAGACCGGGACGCTCCGTGCTTCTCGGCCCGCCGCCCTTCCTGTCTCGGGGACACGGTTTCTAAATAAG GTCTGGCACCCCTGCCTCAGCTTGCCAGAAGCAACTGCCTCCTAG
- the LOC108395111 gene encoding uncharacterized protein isoform X5: protein MARARGSSGGCSSRHPQFVQGRRLPALLRLRERERDKAPRAKRGQRPATGSCARLCGYYTPPAENAEQIVRVIAAGSESPIRRRPRSLGVSPKPASTQRRAALAAPALHGAGGSLGGGGAGRTARLPNDRAPWAAGAGPARRPRVSTRPPAPPAALLPPGAPRPTSRLSLSSHPDRRAGGQAGMGLSSSGGASLPLLSQVWHPCLSLPEATAS from the exons ATGGCCAGAGCCAGGGGCAGCAGCGGCGGCTGCTCCAGCAGACACCCCCAGTTTGTACAGGGGCGCCGGCTGCCCGCGCTGCTCCGGCTCCGGGAAAGGGAGCGTGATAAGGCGCCAAGGGCGAAGAGGGGGCAGCGGCCAGCAACCGGCAGCTGCGCGCGGCTGTGTGGGTATTATACGCCCCCGGCCGAGAACGCAGAACAGATTGTGAGGGTCATTGCTGCAGGCAGCGAGTCCCCTATCCGGCGCCGGCCGCGTTCGCTCGGCGTCTCCCCGAAGCCCGCCAGCACCCAGCGCCGCGCCGCTCTCGCCGCCCCAGCCCTGCACGGCGCTGGAGGTTCGCTGGGCGGTGGAGGGGCAGGACGGACAGCGCGCCTGCCCAATGACCGTGCGCCATGGGCagcgggggcggggccggcccGCCGCCCGAGGGTCAGCACCCGCCCGCCCGCCCCTCCCGCAGCCCTCCTCCCTCCCGGGGCGCCCCGCCCCACTTCCCGGCTCTCACTTTCCTCCCACCCGGATCGCAGAGCTGGGGGCCAGGCGGGGATGGGGCTGAGTAGCTCCGGCGGGGCCAGCCTGCCCCTCCTCTCCCAG GTCTGGCACCCCTGCCTCAGCTTGCCAGAAGCAACTGCCTCCTAG
- the LOC108395111 gene encoding uncharacterized protein isoform X2, giving the protein MARARGSSGGCSSRHPQFVQGRRLPALLRLRERERDKAPRAKRGQRPATGSCARLCGYYTPPAENAEQIVRVIAAGSESPIRRRPRSLGVSPKPASTQRRAALAAPALHGAGGSLGGGGAGRTARLPNDRAPWAAGAGPARRPRVSTRPPAPPAALLPPGAPRPTSRLSLSSHPDRRAGGQAGMGLSSSGGASLPLLSQGDSKGNETGTLRASRPAALPVSGTRFLNKGPEHLSILQPVFRSNFSLSFPAHPPPVEWSFALVHPLGFPVGR; this is encoded by the exons ATGGCCAGAGCCAGGGGCAGCAGCGGCGGCTGCTCCAGCAGACACCCCCAGTTTGTACAGGGGCGCCGGCTGCCCGCGCTGCTCCGGCTCCGGGAAAGGGAGCGTGATAAGGCGCCAAGGGCGAAGAGGGGGCAGCGGCCAGCAACCGGCAGCTGCGCGCGGCTGTGTGGGTATTATACGCCCCCGGCCGAGAACGCAGAACAGATTGTGAGGGTCATTGCTGCAGGCAGCGAGTCCCCTATCCGGCGCCGGCCGCGTTCGCTCGGCGTCTCCCCGAAGCCCGCCAGCACCCAGCGCCGCGCCGCTCTCGCCGCCCCAGCCCTGCACGGCGCTGGAGGTTCGCTGGGCGGTGGAGGGGCAGGACGGACAGCGCGCCTGCCCAATGACCGTGCGCCATGGGCagcgggggcggggccggcccGCCGCCCGAGGGTCAGCACCCGCCCGCCCGCCCCTCCCGCAGCCCTCCTCCCTCCCGGGGCGCCCCGCCCCACTTCCCGGCTCTCACTTTCCTCCCACCCGGATCGCAGAGCTGGGGGCCAGGCGGGGATGGGGCTGAGTAGCTCCGGCGGGGCCAGCCTGCCCCTCCTCTCCCAG GGGGATTCGAAAGGAAATGAGACCGGGACGCTCCGTGCTTCTCGGCCCGCCGCCCTTCCTGTCTCGGGGACACGGTTTCTAAATAAG GGTCCTGAGCATCTGAGTATCCTGCAACCCGTGTTTCGATCCAActtttccctctcattcccagccCACCCACCACCCGTCGAGTGGAGCTTTGCGCTAGTCCACCCTCTGGGCTTTCCAGTCGGGCGGTGA
- the LOC108395111 gene encoding uncharacterized protein isoform X4: protein MARARGSSGGCSSRHPQFVQGRRLPALLRLRERERDKAPRAKRGQRPATGSCARLCGYYTPPAENAEQIVRVIAAGSESPIRRRPRSLGVSPKPASTQRRAALAAPALHGAGGSLGGGGAGRTARLPNDRAPWAAGAGPARRPRVSTRPPAPPAALLPPGAPRPTSRLSLSSHPDRRAGGQAGMGLSSSGGASLPLLSQGDSKGNETGTLRASRPAALPVSGTRFLNKPTHHPSSGALR, encoded by the exons ATGGCCAGAGCCAGGGGCAGCAGCGGCGGCTGCTCCAGCAGACACCCCCAGTTTGTACAGGGGCGCCGGCTGCCCGCGCTGCTCCGGCTCCGGGAAAGGGAGCGTGATAAGGCGCCAAGGGCGAAGAGGGGGCAGCGGCCAGCAACCGGCAGCTGCGCGCGGCTGTGTGGGTATTATACGCCCCCGGCCGAGAACGCAGAACAGATTGTGAGGGTCATTGCTGCAGGCAGCGAGTCCCCTATCCGGCGCCGGCCGCGTTCGCTCGGCGTCTCCCCGAAGCCCGCCAGCACCCAGCGCCGCGCCGCTCTCGCCGCCCCAGCCCTGCACGGCGCTGGAGGTTCGCTGGGCGGTGGAGGGGCAGGACGGACAGCGCGCCTGCCCAATGACCGTGCGCCATGGGCagcgggggcggggccggcccGCCGCCCGAGGGTCAGCACCCGCCCGCCCGCCCCTCCCGCAGCCCTCCTCCCTCCCGGGGCGCCCCGCCCCACTTCCCGGCTCTCACTTTCCTCCCACCCGGATCGCAGAGCTGGGGGCCAGGCGGGGATGGGGCTGAGTAGCTCCGGCGGGGCCAGCCTGCCCCTCCTCTCCCAG GGGGATTCGAAAGGAAATGAGACCGGGACGCTCCGTGCTTCTCGGCCCGCCGCCCTTCCTGTCTCGGGGACACGGTTTCTAAATAAG ccCACCCACCACCCGTCGAGTGGAGCTTTGCGCTAG
- the LOC108395111 gene encoding uncharacterized protein isoform X1, with protein sequence MARARGSSGGCSSRHPQFVQGRRLPALLRLRERERDKAPRAKRGQRPATGSCARLCGYYTPPAENAEQIVRVIAAGSESPIRRRPRSLGVSPKPASTQRRAALAAPALHGAGGSLGGGGAGRTARLPNDRAPWAAGAGPARRPRVSTRPPAPPAALLPPGAPRPTSRLSLSSHPDRRAGGQAGMGLSSSGGASLPLLSQPGPLSPPPGSARPAPRSCLSPAASGGGAPEQPTSRRSRAPISSPYEMKFHRGIRKEMRPGRSVLLGPPPFLSRGHGF encoded by the exons ATGGCCAGAGCCAGGGGCAGCAGCGGCGGCTGCTCCAGCAGACACCCCCAGTTTGTACAGGGGCGCCGGCTGCCCGCGCTGCTCCGGCTCCGGGAAAGGGAGCGTGATAAGGCGCCAAGGGCGAAGAGGGGGCAGCGGCCAGCAACCGGCAGCTGCGCGCGGCTGTGTGGGTATTATACGCCCCCGGCCGAGAACGCAGAACAGATTGTGAGGGTCATTGCTGCAGGCAGCGAGTCCCCTATCCGGCGCCGGCCGCGTTCGCTCGGCGTCTCCCCGAAGCCCGCCAGCACCCAGCGCCGCGCCGCTCTCGCCGCCCCAGCCCTGCACGGCGCTGGAGGTTCGCTGGGCGGTGGAGGGGCAGGACGGACAGCGCGCCTGCCCAATGACCGTGCGCCATGGGCagcgggggcggggccggcccGCCGCCCGAGGGTCAGCACCCGCCCGCCCGCCCCTCCCGCAGCCCTCCTCCCTCCCGGGGCGCCCCGCCCCACTTCCCGGCTCTCACTTTCCTCCCACCCGGATCGCAGAGCTGGGGGCCAGGCGGGGATGGGGCTGAGTAGCTCCGGCGGGGCCAGCCTGCCCCTCCTCTCCCAG CCCGGccccctctccccgcccccaggcTCGGCCCGACCTGCGCCCCGGAGCTGCCTGTCTCCAGCCGCGAGTGGGGGAGGCGCCCCGGAGCAGCCTACCAGCCGACGGTCTCGCGCTCCGATTTCCTCACCGTATGAAATGAAATTCCACAGGGGGATTCGAAAGGAAATGAGACCGGGACGCTCCGTGCTTCTCGGCCCGCCGCCCTTCCTGTCTCGGGGACACGGTTTCTAA
- the FZD4 gene encoding frizzled-4, with product MAWWGAGPGVLGAPRGAGLSLRPLLLSLLLLGPVRGFGDEEERRCDPIRISMCQNLGYNVTKMPNLVGHELQTDAELQLTTFTPLIQYGCSSQLQFFLCSVYVPMCTEKINIPIGPCGGMCLSVKRRCEPVLKEFGFAWPESLNCSKFPPQNDHNHMCMEGPGDEEMPLPHKTPMQPGEECHAVGTNSDQYIWVKRSLNCVLKCGYDAGLHSRSAKEFTDIWMAVWASLCFISTAFTVLTFLIDSSRFSYPERPIIFLSMCYNIYSIAYIVRLTVGRERISCDFEEAAEPVLIQEGLKNTGCAIIFLLMYFFGMASSIWWVILTLTWFLAAGLKWGHEAIEMHSSYFHIAAWAIPAVKTIVILIMRLVDADELTGLCYVGNQNLDALTGFVVAPLFTYLVIGTLFIAAGLVALFKIRSNLQKDGTKTDKLERLMVKIGVFSVLYTVPATCVIACYFYEISNWALFQYSADDSNMAVEMLKIFMSLLVGITSGMWIWSAKTLHTWQKCSNRLVNSGKVKREKRGNGWMKPSKGNETVV from the exons ATGGCCTGGTGGGGCGCAGGGCCGGGCGTCCTGGGGGCGCCCAGGGGCGCAGGTCTCAGCCTGCGGCCGCTGTTGCTATCACTACTGCTCCTGGGGCCGGTGCGGGGCTTCGGGGACGAGGAAGAGAGGCGCTGCGACCCCATCCGCATCTCCATGTGCCAGAACCTGGGTTACAACGTGACCAAGATGCCCAACCTTGTGGGGCACGAGCTGCAGACGGACGCCGAGCTGCAGCTGACAACTTTCACGCCGCTCATCCAGTACGGCTGCTCCAGCCAGCTGCAG TTCTTCCTTTGTTCGGTTTATGTGCCAATGTGCACAGAGAAGATCAACATCCCCATCGGCCCGTGTGGTGGCATGTGTCTTTCAGTCAAGAGACGCTGTGAACCTGTCCTGAAGGAATTTGGATTTGCCTGGCCAGAGAGCCTGAACTGCAGCAAATTCCCACCACAGAATGACCACAACCACATGTGCATGGAAGGGCCCGGTGATGAGGAGATGCCATTACCTCACAAAACCCCCATGCAGCCTGGGGAGGAGTGCCATGCCGTGGGAACCAACTCCGATCAGTACATCTGGGTGAAGAGGAGCCTGAACTGCGTGCTCAAGTGTGGCTACGATGCTGGCCTTCACAGCCGCTCGGCCAAGGAGTTCACCGACATCTGGATGGCCGTGTGGGCCAGCTTGTGCTTCATCTCCACCGCCTTCACCGTGCTGACCTTCCTGATCGATTCTTCCAGGTTTTCCTACCCCGAGCGCCCCATCATATTCCTCAGTATGTGCTATAATATTTATAGCATTGCTTATATTGTCAGGCTGACTGTAGGCCGGGAAAGGATATCCTGCGATTTTGAAGAGGCAGCAGAACCTGTTCTCATCCAAGAAGGACTTAAGAACACAGGATGTGCAATCATTTTCTTGCTGATGTACTTTTTTGGAATGGCCAGTTCCATCTGGTGGGTCATTCTGACACTCACGTGGTTTTTGGCAGCGGGACTCAAGTGGGGTCATGAAGCCATTGAAATGCACAGCTCTTATTTCCACATTGCAGCCTGGGCCATCCCCGCAGTGAAAACCATTGTCATCTTGATTATGAGACTGGTGGATGCAGATGAGCTGACCGGCCTGTGCTATGTCGGCAACCAGAACCTGGATGCCCTCACTGGCTTTGTGGTAGCTCCGCTCTTCACTTACTTGGTGATTGGAACTCTGTTCATTGCTGCGGGTTTGGTGGCCTTGTTCAAAATTCGGTCCAATCTTCAAAAGGATGGGACAAAGACAGATAAACTGGAAAGGCTGATGGTCAAGATTGGGGTCTTCTCAGTCCTGTACACGGTTCCTGCAACCTGTGTGATTGCCTGTTATTTCTATGAAATCTCTAACTGGGCGCTCTTCCAGTATTCTGCAGATGACTCCAACATGGCGGTTGAgatgttgaaaatttttatgtCTCTGCTGGTGGGCATCACTTCAGGCATGTGGATTTGGTCTGCCAAAACTCTTCACACGTGGCAGAAGTGTTCCAACAGATTGGTGAACTCGGGGAAggtgaagagagaaaagagagggaaTGGTTGGATGAAGCCCAGCAAAGGCAATGAAACTGTGGTATAA